From Mastacembelus armatus chromosome 13, fMasArm1.2, whole genome shotgun sequence, one genomic window encodes:
- the atg16l1 gene encoding autophagy-related protein 16-1 isoform X3: MAERRVECAWKRHISEQLKLRDRVQRHAFEEIIHQYNRLLEKSDLQAVLSERYQPEKYDVQRGHEASSGADSSRSDALQQEMAQMRIKHQEELTELHKKRGELAQSVIELNNQIQQKDKEIQSNEAKMQEYQQQIANLEGDCRELRSCLQDLERANQTLKDEYDALQITFSALEEKLRKTAEDNQELVSRWMAEKAQEANRLNAENEKDSRRRQAKLQKELADAAKEPLPIDPDDDIEVLAEDGGKGGGETSPNRPLSRTPSKKISQPPPGGLLDSISNIFGRRSANSFSTSPENTEAPSGACAEVRVPSTALHVFEAHDGEVNAVRFSPGSRLLATGGMDRRVKLWEVIAGHCESKGALTGSNAGITSIDFDSAGSYLLAASNDFASRIWTVDDYRLRHTLTGHSGKVLSARFLLDNARIVSGSYDRTLKLWDLRSKVCMKTVFAGSSCNDIVCTEQCVMSGHFDKKVRFWDIRAESIVRELELLGRVTSLDLNHDRTELLTCSRDDLIKIIDLRTNAIRQTFSAQGFKCGADWTRVTFSPDGSYVAGGSAEGALYVWNVLTGKVDRTLDRNHNSAINAVSWSSSGAYVASVEKGSKAILWSDM, translated from the exons ATGGCGGAGCGGCGGGTGGAGTGCGCGTGGAAGAGACACATCTCAGAGCAGCTGAAGCTCAGAGACCGAGTACAGAGACACGCCTTCGAGGAGATCATCCATCAGT ataaCCGTCTGCTGGAAAAGTCAGACCTGCAGGCTGTTCTGTCAGAGAGATATCAGCCTGAGAAATATGATGTCCAGAGAGGACACGAGGCCAG TTCGGGTGCAGACTCGAGTCGCAGCGATGCTCTGCAGCAGGAAATGGCTCAGATGAGAATCAAACACCAGGAGGAACTGACAGAGCTGcacaagaaaagaggagag ctgGCACAAAGTGTCATCGAACTGAACAACCAGAtccaacagaaagacaaagagattCAGAGCAATGAGGCCAA GATGCAGGAGTACCAGCAGCAGATCGCCAACCTGGAGGGAGACTGTCGAGAGCTGAGGAGCTGCCTGCAG gaccTGGAGCGGGCCAACCAGACCCTGAAGGATGAGTATGATGCCCTGCAGATCACCTTCTCCGCTCTGGAGGAGAAACTGAGGAAAACCGCAGAGGACAACCAGGAGCTGGTGTCTCGATGGATGGCAGAGAAAGCTCAGGAGGCCAACCGGCTGAATGCTGAGAACGAGAAGGATAGCAG GCGCAGACAGGCCAAACTGCAGAAGGAGCTGGCAGACGCTGCTAAAGAGCCTCTGCCCATCGACCC GGATGATGACATCGAGGTTCTGGCTGAGGATGGAGGGAAGGGGGGAGGAGAGACCTCGCCGAACAGACCACTGAGCAGAACTCCCAG TAAGAAAATCTCTCAGCCCCCTCCTGGTGGTCTGCTGGACTCCATTTCCAACATTTTTGG GCGCCGAAGTGCCAACTCCTTCAGCACatcacctgaaaacacagaggctCCATCTGGAGCGTGTGCAGAGGTTCGAGTCCCGTCCACTGCTCTGCACGTCTTT GAAGCCCATGACGGCGAGGTGAATGCAGTGAGGTTCAGCCCTGGCTCTCGGCTCCTGGCCACAGGAGGGATGGATCGCAGGGTGAAGCTGTGGGAGGTCATTGCAG GTCATTGTGAATCTAAAGGAGCTCTGACCGGCAGTAATGCTGGAATCACCAGCATCGACTTTGACAGCGCT GGTTCATACTTGCTGGCTGCCTCCAACGACTTCGCCAGTCGGATCTGGACTGTAGACGACTACAGACTGAGG cACACTCTGACAGGTCACAGTGGAAAGGTGTTGTCAGCTCGTTTCCTACTGGACAACGCTCGAATCGTCTCTGGAAGCTATGACAGGACACTGAAGCTGTGGGACCTCCGCAGCAAAGTCT GTATGAAGACAGTGTTTGCTGGTTCCAGCTGTAATGACATTGTCTGTACGGAGCAGTGTGTCATGAGTGGACACTTTGATAAGAAAGTTCGATTCTGGGACATTCG AGCGGAGAGTATAGTGCgggagctggagctgctgggcAGGGTGACATCTCTGGACCTAAACCACGACCGAACTGAGCTGCTCACCTGCTCCAGAGACGACCTGATCAAGATCATCGACCTGCGCACCAACGCCATCAGGCAAACGTTCAG cGCTCAAGGTTTCAAGTGTGGAGCCGACTGGACCAGAGTCACCTTCAG CCCCGACGGCAGCTACGTGGCCGGAGGGTCAGCGGAGGGAGCTCTGTATGTGTGGAACGTTCTGACGGGGAAAGTGGACAGAACTCTGGACCGAAACCACAA ctctgcCATCAACGCAGTGTCCTGGTCATCCTCAGGAGCGTACGTGGCCAGTGTGGAGAAAGGCAGTAAGGCCATCCTGTGGTCTGACATGTGA
- the atg16l1 gene encoding autophagy-related protein 16-1 isoform X2 yields the protein MAERRVECAWKRHISEQLKLRDRVQRHAFEEIIHQYNRLLEKSDLQAVLSERYQPEKYDVQRGHEASSGADSSRSDALQQEMAQMRIKHQEELTELHKKRGELAQSVIELNNQIQQKDKEIQSNEAKMQEYQQQIANLEGDCRELRSCLQDLERANQTLKDEYDALQITFSALEEKLRKTAEDNQELVSRWMAEKAQEANRLNAENEKDSRRRQAKLQKELADAAKEPLPIDPDDDIEVLAEDGGKGGGETSPNRPLSRTPSKKISQPPPGGLLDSISNIFGRRRSANSFSTSPENTEAPSGACAEVRVPSTALHVFEAHDGEVNAVRFSPGSRLLATGGMDRRVKLWEVIAGHCESKGALTGSNAGITSIDFDSAGSYLLAASNDFASRIWTVDDYRLRHTLTGHSGKVLSARFLLDNARIVSGSYDRTLKLWDLRSKVCMKTVFAGSSCNDIVCTEQCVMSGHFDKKVRFWDIRAESIVRELELLGRVTSLDLNHDRTELLTCSRDDLIKIIDLRTNAIRQTFSAQGFKCGADWTRVTFSPDGSYVAGGSAEGALYVWNVLTGKVDRTLDRNHNSAINAVSWSSSGAYVASVEKGSKAILWSDM from the exons ATGGCGGAGCGGCGGGTGGAGTGCGCGTGGAAGAGACACATCTCAGAGCAGCTGAAGCTCAGAGACCGAGTACAGAGACACGCCTTCGAGGAGATCATCCATCAGT ataaCCGTCTGCTGGAAAAGTCAGACCTGCAGGCTGTTCTGTCAGAGAGATATCAGCCTGAGAAATATGATGTCCAGAGAGGACACGAGGCCAG TTCGGGTGCAGACTCGAGTCGCAGCGATGCTCTGCAGCAGGAAATGGCTCAGATGAGAATCAAACACCAGGAGGAACTGACAGAGCTGcacaagaaaagaggagag ctgGCACAAAGTGTCATCGAACTGAACAACCAGAtccaacagaaagacaaagagattCAGAGCAATGAGGCCAA GATGCAGGAGTACCAGCAGCAGATCGCCAACCTGGAGGGAGACTGTCGAGAGCTGAGGAGCTGCCTGCAG gaccTGGAGCGGGCCAACCAGACCCTGAAGGATGAGTATGATGCCCTGCAGATCACCTTCTCCGCTCTGGAGGAGAAACTGAGGAAAACCGCAGAGGACAACCAGGAGCTGGTGTCTCGATGGATGGCAGAGAAAGCTCAGGAGGCCAACCGGCTGAATGCTGAGAACGAGAAGGATAGCAG GCGCAGACAGGCCAAACTGCAGAAGGAGCTGGCAGACGCTGCTAAAGAGCCTCTGCCCATCGACCC GGATGATGACATCGAGGTTCTGGCTGAGGATGGAGGGAAGGGGGGAGGAGAGACCTCGCCGAACAGACCACTGAGCAGAACTCCCAG TAAGAAAATCTCTCAGCCCCCTCCTGGTGGTCTGCTGGACTCCATTTCCAACATTTTTGG CAGGCGCCGAAGTGCCAACTCCTTCAGCACatcacctgaaaacacagaggctCCATCTGGAGCGTGTGCAGAGGTTCGAGTCCCGTCCACTGCTCTGCACGTCTTT GAAGCCCATGACGGCGAGGTGAATGCAGTGAGGTTCAGCCCTGGCTCTCGGCTCCTGGCCACAGGAGGGATGGATCGCAGGGTGAAGCTGTGGGAGGTCATTGCAG GTCATTGTGAATCTAAAGGAGCTCTGACCGGCAGTAATGCTGGAATCACCAGCATCGACTTTGACAGCGCT GGTTCATACTTGCTGGCTGCCTCCAACGACTTCGCCAGTCGGATCTGGACTGTAGACGACTACAGACTGAGG cACACTCTGACAGGTCACAGTGGAAAGGTGTTGTCAGCTCGTTTCCTACTGGACAACGCTCGAATCGTCTCTGGAAGCTATGACAGGACACTGAAGCTGTGGGACCTCCGCAGCAAAGTCT GTATGAAGACAGTGTTTGCTGGTTCCAGCTGTAATGACATTGTCTGTACGGAGCAGTGTGTCATGAGTGGACACTTTGATAAGAAAGTTCGATTCTGGGACATTCG AGCGGAGAGTATAGTGCgggagctggagctgctgggcAGGGTGACATCTCTGGACCTAAACCACGACCGAACTGAGCTGCTCACCTGCTCCAGAGACGACCTGATCAAGATCATCGACCTGCGCACCAACGCCATCAGGCAAACGTTCAG cGCTCAAGGTTTCAAGTGTGGAGCCGACTGGACCAGAGTCACCTTCAG CCCCGACGGCAGCTACGTGGCCGGAGGGTCAGCGGAGGGAGCTCTGTATGTGTGGAACGTTCTGACGGGGAAAGTGGACAGAACTCTGGACCGAAACCACAA ctctgcCATCAACGCAGTGTCCTGGTCATCCTCAGGAGCGTACGTGGCCAGTGTGGAGAAAGGCAGTAAGGCCATCCTGTGGTCTGACATGTGA
- the spint2 gene encoding kunitz-type protease inhibitor 2 — translation MKKHGFGMSLLALCFLVWSGLALDCEWDQTVDPNQTLDLFSVGKGAQVLGDADVSDTEGCQAACCARSDCELAWISYPASGKLQCHLVSCTRQGQDGCDLQSSSEYKTYRKKVPNQNRPKAEDPGNQPRIVPLMGSWEPRANETNDIRCRRPMKVGSCRAAFPRFYYDVTNQVCRSFIFGGCEGNGNNFDSQEECEAACSGITGSVLLDDLTPPSPKAPRMAPSFDSNLSEEVENPKPEPAVAKSVHNKETDKMSEDNYAERCEVESKAGPCRAAFQRWYYNSKTGSCETFIYGGCRGNRNNYVSEESCKSACTGVLEHHDKVRSHWTAAFFLFVTLAAISALLLVALVLVSLRRHRWSRPSSVSDKEELLPDEQCSVESLTLPESPKPNKA, via the exons atgaaaaaacacgGATTCGGAATGAGTTTGCTGGCGCTTTGTTTCCTGGTCTGGTCCGGTCTGGCTCTGGACTGTGAATGGGACCAGACCGTCGATCCAAACCAAACCTTGGACCTGTTCTCTGTGGGCAAAGGAGCGCAGGTCCTGGGGGATGCGGATGTGTCGGATACGGAGGGCTGCCAGGCGGCGTGCTGCGCTAGGTCGGACTGTGAGCTGGCCTGGATAAGTTACCCGGCGAGCGGAAAGCTGCAGTGCCACCTGGTGAGTTGTACGCGCCAGGGCCAGGACGGCTGCGACCTCCAGTCCAGCTCAGAGTACAAGACGTACCGCAAGAAGGTGCCGAACCAGAACCGCCCTAAGGCGGAGGACCCCGGGAATCAGCCGAGGATCGTCCCGCTGATGGGCTCCTGGGAACCGAGGGCCAACGAGACCAACGACA TTCGCTGCCGTCGGCCAATGAAGGTGGGTTCATGTCGGGCAGCGTTCCCACGGTTTTACTACGATGTGACCAATCAGGTTTGTCGCAGCTTCATCTTTGGCGGCTGTGAGGGCAACGGCAACAACTTTGACTCTCAGGAGGAGTGTGAGGCAGCCTGCAGCGGAATCACAG GTTCGGTTCTTCTTGACGACTTGACTCCACCTTCTCCTAAAGCTCCTCGGATGGCTCCATCCTTTGATTCAA ACCTTTCTGAGGAAGTTGAGAATCCAAAACCTGAACCTGCAGTTGCAAAGTCCGTTCACAATAAGGAGACAG ataaGATGTCGGAGGACAACTACGCTG AGCGTTGCGAGGTGGAGTCCAAGGCGGGTCCCTGCAGAGCAGCATTTCAGCGCTGGTACTATAACAGCAAGACAGGGAGCTGTGAGACATTCATCTATGGCGGCTGCAGAGGCAACAGGAACAACTACGTCAGCGAGGAGAGCTGCAAGAGTGCTTGTACAG GTGTGTTGGAGCATCATGACAAAGTCCGTAGCCACTGGACCGCAG CCTTCTTCCTCTTCGTCACTCTTGCCGCCatatctgctctgctgctggtgGCACTCGTCCTCGTGTCTCTGAGACGCCACCGTTGGTCTCGTCCTTCATCTGTCAG TGACAAGGAGGAGCTGCTTCCTGATGAGCAGTGCTCTGTGGAGTCTCTAACCCTCCCAGAGAGCCCCAAACCAAACAAGGCCTGA
- the atg16l1 gene encoding autophagy-related protein 16-1 isoform X1 → MAERRVECAWKRHISEQLKLRDRVQRHAFEEIIHQYNRLLEKSDLQAVLSERYQPEKYDVQRGHEASSGADSSRSDALQQEMAQMRIKHQEELTELHKKRGELAQSVIELNNQIQQKDKEIQSNEAKMQEYQQQIANLEGDCRELRSCLQDLERANQTLKDEYDALQITFSALEEKLRKTAEDNQELVSRWMAEKAQEANRLNAENEKDSRRRQAKLQKELADAAKEPLPIDPDDDIEVLAEDGGKGGGETSPNRPLSRTPSKKISQPPPGGLLDSISNIFGVSECVQPGLLPPRSRRRSANSFSTSPENTEAPSGACAEVRVPSTALHVFEAHDGEVNAVRFSPGSRLLATGGMDRRVKLWEVIAGHCESKGALTGSNAGITSIDFDSAGSYLLAASNDFASRIWTVDDYRLRHTLTGHSGKVLSARFLLDNARIVSGSYDRTLKLWDLRSKVCMKTVFAGSSCNDIVCTEQCVMSGHFDKKVRFWDIRAESIVRELELLGRVTSLDLNHDRTELLTCSRDDLIKIIDLRTNAIRQTFSAQGFKCGADWTRVTFSPDGSYVAGGSAEGALYVWNVLTGKVDRTLDRNHNSAINAVSWSSSGAYVASVEKGSKAILWSDM, encoded by the exons ATGGCGGAGCGGCGGGTGGAGTGCGCGTGGAAGAGACACATCTCAGAGCAGCTGAAGCTCAGAGACCGAGTACAGAGACACGCCTTCGAGGAGATCATCCATCAGT ataaCCGTCTGCTGGAAAAGTCAGACCTGCAGGCTGTTCTGTCAGAGAGATATCAGCCTGAGAAATATGATGTCCAGAGAGGACACGAGGCCAG TTCGGGTGCAGACTCGAGTCGCAGCGATGCTCTGCAGCAGGAAATGGCTCAGATGAGAATCAAACACCAGGAGGAACTGACAGAGCTGcacaagaaaagaggagag ctgGCACAAAGTGTCATCGAACTGAACAACCAGAtccaacagaaagacaaagagattCAGAGCAATGAGGCCAA GATGCAGGAGTACCAGCAGCAGATCGCCAACCTGGAGGGAGACTGTCGAGAGCTGAGGAGCTGCCTGCAG gaccTGGAGCGGGCCAACCAGACCCTGAAGGATGAGTATGATGCCCTGCAGATCACCTTCTCCGCTCTGGAGGAGAAACTGAGGAAAACCGCAGAGGACAACCAGGAGCTGGTGTCTCGATGGATGGCAGAGAAAGCTCAGGAGGCCAACCGGCTGAATGCTGAGAACGAGAAGGATAGCAG GCGCAGACAGGCCAAACTGCAGAAGGAGCTGGCAGACGCTGCTAAAGAGCCTCTGCCCATCGACCC GGATGATGACATCGAGGTTCTGGCTGAGGATGGAGGGAAGGGGGGAGGAGAGACCTCGCCGAACAGACCACTGAGCAGAACTCCCAG TAAGAAAATCTCTCAGCCCCCTCCTGGTGGTCTGCTGGACTCCATTTCCAACATTTTTGG cgtGTCTGAGTGTGTTCAGCCTGGACTCCTCCCACCACGCTCCAG GCGCCGAAGTGCCAACTCCTTCAGCACatcacctgaaaacacagaggctCCATCTGGAGCGTGTGCAGAGGTTCGAGTCCCGTCCACTGCTCTGCACGTCTTT GAAGCCCATGACGGCGAGGTGAATGCAGTGAGGTTCAGCCCTGGCTCTCGGCTCCTGGCCACAGGAGGGATGGATCGCAGGGTGAAGCTGTGGGAGGTCATTGCAG GTCATTGTGAATCTAAAGGAGCTCTGACCGGCAGTAATGCTGGAATCACCAGCATCGACTTTGACAGCGCT GGTTCATACTTGCTGGCTGCCTCCAACGACTTCGCCAGTCGGATCTGGACTGTAGACGACTACAGACTGAGG cACACTCTGACAGGTCACAGTGGAAAGGTGTTGTCAGCTCGTTTCCTACTGGACAACGCTCGAATCGTCTCTGGAAGCTATGACAGGACACTGAAGCTGTGGGACCTCCGCAGCAAAGTCT GTATGAAGACAGTGTTTGCTGGTTCCAGCTGTAATGACATTGTCTGTACGGAGCAGTGTGTCATGAGTGGACACTTTGATAAGAAAGTTCGATTCTGGGACATTCG AGCGGAGAGTATAGTGCgggagctggagctgctgggcAGGGTGACATCTCTGGACCTAAACCACGACCGAACTGAGCTGCTCACCTGCTCCAGAGACGACCTGATCAAGATCATCGACCTGCGCACCAACGCCATCAGGCAAACGTTCAG cGCTCAAGGTTTCAAGTGTGGAGCCGACTGGACCAGAGTCACCTTCAG CCCCGACGGCAGCTACGTGGCCGGAGGGTCAGCGGAGGGAGCTCTGTATGTGTGGAACGTTCTGACGGGGAAAGTGGACAGAACTCTGGACCGAAACCACAA ctctgcCATCAACGCAGTGTCCTGGTCATCCTCAGGAGCGTACGTGGCCAGTGTGGAGAAAGGCAGTAAGGCCATCCTGTGGTCTGACATGTGA